One window from the genome of Sphaerotilus microaerophilus encodes:
- the dapA gene encoding 4-hydroxy-tetrahydrodipicolinate synthase, whose amino-acid sequence MNPIVGSIVALVTPMNEDGSVDYPALRRLIDWHIAEGTACIGVVGTTGESPTVSVEEHCEIIRAAVEQVAGRVPVMAGAGGNSTREAIELSKYAKEVGADCTLSVVPYYNKPSQEGMYQHFKAIAEAVDIPVMLYNVPGRTVADMLPETSLRLAQVPGVIGIKEATGNIERAAWLIKHAPKGFSVYSGDDGTAIALMLLGGQGNVSVTANIAPRAMADLCRAAVAGDAKTAREIHFKLASLNKLLFAEPNPVPVKWAMQRLGLCGGALRLPMVPMTDALVPGLEAAMREAGLL is encoded by the coding sequence ATGAATCCCATTGTTGGCAGCATCGTCGCGCTCGTCACGCCGATGAACGAGGACGGCAGCGTCGATTACCCGGCCCTGCGCCGACTGATCGACTGGCACATCGCCGAAGGCACCGCCTGCATCGGCGTGGTCGGCACCACAGGCGAATCGCCTACCGTGTCGGTCGAGGAGCACTGCGAGATCATCCGCGCGGCGGTCGAGCAGGTTGCCGGACGTGTACCGGTGATGGCCGGTGCCGGTGGCAACTCCACCCGCGAGGCGATCGAGCTGTCGAAGTACGCCAAGGAAGTCGGCGCCGACTGCACGCTCAGCGTGGTGCCTTACTACAACAAGCCTTCCCAGGAAGGCATGTACCAGCACTTCAAGGCCATCGCCGAAGCCGTTGACATCCCGGTGATGCTCTACAACGTGCCCGGCCGCACTGTGGCGGACATGCTGCCCGAGACCTCGCTGCGCCTGGCCCAGGTGCCGGGCGTGATCGGCATCAAGGAGGCGACGGGCAACATCGAGCGCGCCGCCTGGCTGATCAAGCACGCGCCCAAGGGCTTCTCGGTCTACTCGGGTGACGACGGCACCGCCATCGCCCTGATGCTGCTGGGTGGCCAGGGCAACGTGAGCGTCACCGCCAACATCGCCCCGCGCGCCATGGCCGATCTCTGCCGCGCCGCCGTGGCCGGTGACGCGAAGACGGCGCGCGAGATCCACTTCAAGCTCGCTTCACTGAACAAGCTGCTGTTTGCCGAGCCGAACCCCGTACCCGTCAAGTGGGCGATGCAGCGCCTGGGCCTGTGCGGCGGGGCGCTGCGCCTGCCCATGGTGCCGATGACCGACGCCCTCGTGCCCGGCCTTGAAGCCGCGATGCGCGAGGCCGGCCTGCTCTGA
- a CDS encoding class I SAM-dependent methyltransferase, whose product MPAQAPATAAPPSPPSDWITRFTHLLTPGATVLDLACGSGRHLRWLAAQGCRVTGVDRDAVAIAPLHELAEIVIADLEGADWPLAGRRFDAVVVTNYLWRPRLADAMDAVAPGGLLLYETFGAQQGEVGRPSRAEFLLQPGELLAALPASNWRVVAYEDGWLDAPRRHVQRVAALRNAGAVPALAPPLGAADTAPSPQHPGHVGPAEGAGSHS is encoded by the coding sequence ATCCCGGCTCAAGCCCCTGCCACGGCCGCGCCCCCTTCCCCCCCTTCCGACTGGATCACCCGATTCACGCACCTGCTGACGCCCGGCGCAACCGTGCTCGACCTGGCCTGCGGCAGCGGCCGGCACCTGCGCTGGCTGGCCGCGCAGGGCTGCCGGGTGACGGGCGTGGACCGCGATGCAGTGGCCATCGCGCCGCTGCACGAACTGGCAGAAATCGTCATCGCCGACCTGGAGGGCGCCGACTGGCCGCTGGCCGGACGCCGCTTCGACGCCGTCGTGGTGACGAACTACCTCTGGCGCCCTCGCCTGGCCGACGCAATGGACGCAGTCGCCCCGGGTGGGCTGCTGCTGTACGAAACCTTTGGCGCCCAACAGGGCGAGGTCGGGCGGCCATCGCGCGCCGAGTTCCTGCTCCAGCCCGGCGAGCTGCTGGCAGCGCTACCAGCGTCCAACTGGCGCGTCGTGGCCTACGAGGACGGCTGGCTCGACGCACCACGCCGACACGTGCAACGCGTGGCCGCATTGCGAAACGCCGGAGCAGTCCCTGCACTGGCCCCACCGCTGGGCGCCGCCGACACCGCCCCCAGCCCCCAGCACCCGGGTCACGTGGGCCCGGCCGAAGGGGCCGGGAGCCACAGTTAG
- a CDS encoding MFS transporter: MSSSALPATASPAPLSLRQVLLCSALIVTVSMGIRHGFGLWLQPVTMERGWTRETFAFAMALQNLAWGLAGPFAGMLADRWGATRVLQAGGLLYAAGLAWMATAATGLGFAASAGVLIGVAQAGCTYAVVYGVIGRNAPAERRSWAMGVAAAAGSFGQFLMVPVENWLIGHLGWQPSLFALALLALAILPLSLWLREPKTAAAHGGMHAQGIGAALREAFGYRSFLLITAGYFVCGFQVVFIGVHMPSYLKDHGQAPEVATAALALIGLFNVFGTYAAGVLGQRIAKRHLLAAIYLLRSVVIIVFLAAPLTPWSVYLFSAVMGLLWLSTVPPTNAVIAQIFGVRHLSMLGGFVFLSHQIGSFLGVWLGGVLYDRSGSYDIVWWISIALGVFAALVNLPVREGAIARPPALGQPA; encoded by the coding sequence ATGTCTTCTTCCGCACTCCCCGCGACGGCGTCGCCGGCCCCCCTGTCCCTGCGCCAGGTGCTGCTGTGCAGCGCCCTGATCGTCACCGTCTCGATGGGCATCCGCCATGGCTTCGGCCTGTGGCTGCAGCCGGTGACGATGGAACGCGGCTGGACACGCGAGACCTTTGCCTTCGCGATGGCGCTTCAGAACCTGGCCTGGGGCCTGGCTGGCCCCTTCGCCGGCATGCTGGCCGACCGCTGGGGCGCCACCCGGGTGCTGCAGGCCGGAGGGCTGCTCTACGCGGCGGGCCTGGCGTGGATGGCCACCGCAGCCACCGGATTGGGCTTTGCCGCCAGCGCGGGGGTGCTGATCGGCGTCGCCCAGGCCGGCTGCACCTACGCGGTGGTCTATGGCGTGATTGGCCGCAACGCACCGGCCGAGCGACGCTCCTGGGCGATGGGCGTGGCCGCGGCGGCCGGCTCCTTTGGCCAGTTCCTGATGGTGCCGGTGGAGAACTGGCTGATCGGCCACCTCGGCTGGCAGCCCTCGCTGTTCGCGCTGGCCCTCCTGGCACTGGCGATCCTGCCGCTGTCGCTGTGGCTGCGTGAGCCGAAGACGGCCGCTGCGCACGGCGGCATGCACGCGCAGGGCATCGGAGCGGCGCTGCGCGAGGCCTTCGGCTACCGCAGCTTCCTGCTCATCACCGCCGGCTACTTTGTCTGCGGCTTCCAGGTGGTGTTCATCGGCGTGCACATGCCCAGCTACCTGAAGGACCACGGCCAGGCGCCCGAAGTGGCCACTGCGGCGCTGGCGCTGATCGGCCTGTTCAATGTCTTCGGCACCTATGCCGCCGGCGTGCTGGGCCAGCGCATCGCCAAGCGCCACCTGCTCGCGGCGATCTACCTGCTGCGCTCGGTGGTGATCATCGTCTTCCTGGCCGCGCCGCTGACGCCCTGGTCGGTCTACCTCTTCTCGGCGGTGATGGGCCTGCTCTGGCTGTCCACCGTGCCACCGACCAATGCGGTGATCGCGCAGATCTTCGGCGTGCGCCACCTCTCGATGCTGGGCGGCTTCGTCTTCCTGAGCCACCAGATCGGCTCCTTCCTCGGCGTCTGGCTGGGTGGCGTGCTCTACGACCGCAGCGGCAGCTACGACATCGTCTGGTGGATCTCGATCGCGCTGGGCGTCTTCGCCGCCCTGGTGAACCTGCCGGTGCGCGAGGGGGCCATCGCCCGACCGCCCGCGCTGGGCCAACCGGCCTGA
- a CDS encoding DNA topoisomerase IV subunit B: MSTSLPHPSPSLSSASSSAASNYAEGSIRVLKGLEPVKQRPGMYTRTDNPLHIVQEVIDNAADEALAGFCRRIQVTLYADGSVGVEDDGRGIPFGLHPEEQVPVVEIVFTRLHAGGKFDKGSGGAYSFSGGLHGVGVSVTNALATRLQVQVWREKQSAVLAFSGGDVIEPLVVRPATPGERRQGTAVRVWPDAKYFDSNELPRHELVHLLRSKAVLMPGVTVTLKTEKTGEVMTWAYKGGLRDYLSQSLNGEPLIPLFEGEQYAGSGETENFAEGEGASWCVAFTEDGAPLRESYVNLIPTVAGGTHEAGLKDGLFAAVKGFIELHALLPKGVKLMPEDVFSRASFVLSAKVLDPQFQGQTKERLNSRDALRLVTAYVRPALELWLNQHVEYGRKLAELVIRQAQSRQRASQKVEKKRGSGVAVLPGKLTDCESRDLALNEVFLVEGDSAGGSAKMGRNKETQAVLPLRGKVLNAWEVERDRLFANAEIHDISVAVGVDPHGPEDAADLSGVRYGKVCILSDADVDGSHIQVLLLTLFFRHFPRLIEAGHVYVAKPPLFRVDAPARGKKPAAKFYALDDGELQAILDKLRKEGAREGSWSISRFKGLGEMSAEQLWDTTLNPDTRRLLRVDYGALDLAATALSMGKLMGKGEAAARRELMELHGDSVEVDV; this comes from the coding sequence ATGTCGACCTCCCTGCCCCATCCGTCCCCTTCGCTTTCGTCAGCCTCTTCGTCCGCGGCATCCAACTACGCCGAGGGCTCGATCCGCGTGCTCAAGGGCCTGGAGCCCGTCAAGCAGCGCCCGGGCATGTACACCCGCACCGACAACCCGCTGCACATCGTGCAGGAGGTGATCGACAACGCCGCCGACGAGGCGCTGGCGGGTTTTTGCCGGCGCATCCAGGTCACGCTGTACGCCGATGGCTCGGTGGGCGTGGAAGACGATGGCCGCGGCATCCCCTTCGGCCTGCACCCCGAGGAGCAGGTGCCGGTGGTGGAGATCGTGTTCACCCGGCTGCATGCCGGCGGCAAGTTCGACAAGGGCTCGGGCGGCGCCTACAGCTTCTCGGGCGGCCTGCACGGCGTCGGCGTAAGCGTGACCAACGCGCTGGCCACCCGGCTGCAGGTGCAGGTCTGGCGCGAGAAGCAGTCCGCCGTCCTGGCCTTCTCCGGCGGCGACGTGATCGAGCCGCTGGTGGTGCGCCCCGCCACGCCGGGCGAGCGCCGCCAGGGCACGGCGGTGCGGGTCTGGCCGGACGCGAAGTACTTCGACAGCAACGAGCTGCCGCGCCACGAGCTGGTGCATCTGCTGCGCAGCAAGGCGGTGCTGATGCCGGGCGTGACCGTCACGCTCAAGACCGAGAAGACCGGCGAGGTGATGACCTGGGCCTACAAGGGCGGCCTGCGCGACTACCTGAGCCAGAGCCTGAACGGCGAGCCGCTGATCCCGCTCTTCGAGGGCGAGCAGTACGCCGGCAGCGGCGAGACCGAGAACTTTGCCGAGGGCGAGGGCGCGAGCTGGTGCGTGGCCTTCACCGAGGACGGCGCGCCGCTGCGCGAGAGCTACGTCAACCTGATTCCCACCGTGGCCGGCGGTACGCACGAGGCCGGTCTGAAGGACGGCCTGTTCGCCGCGGTCAAGGGCTTCATCGAGCTGCATGCGCTGCTGCCCAAGGGTGTCAAGCTGATGCCCGAGGACGTGTTCTCGCGCGCCAGCTTCGTGCTCTCGGCCAAGGTGCTGGACCCGCAGTTCCAGGGCCAGACCAAGGAGCGCCTGAACAGCCGTGACGCGCTGCGGCTCGTCACCGCCTATGTGCGCCCCGCCCTGGAGCTGTGGCTGAACCAGCACGTGGAGTACGGCCGCAAGCTTGCCGAGCTGGTGATCCGCCAGGCGCAGAGCCGCCAGCGCGCCAGCCAGAAGGTCGAGAAGAAGCGCGGCTCGGGCGTGGCGGTGCTGCCGGGCAAGCTGACCGACTGCGAGAGCCGTGATCTCGCGCTGAATGAAGTCTTCCTGGTCGAGGGCGACTCGGCCGGTGGCAGCGCCAAGATGGGCCGCAACAAGGAGACCCAGGCGGTGCTGCCGCTGCGCGGCAAGGTGCTCAACGCCTGGGAGGTGGAGCGCGACCGGCTGTTCGCCAACGCCGAGATCCACGACATCTCGGTGGCGGTCGGCGTCGACCCGCACGGGCCGGAGGACGCGGCGGACCTGTCCGGTGTGCGCTATGGCAAGGTCTGCATCCTGTCCGACGCCGACGTGGACGGCTCGCACATCCAGGTGCTGCTGCTGACGCTGTTCTTCCGCCATTTCCCACGCCTGATCGAGGCCGGGCATGTGTACGTCGCCAAACCGCCGCTGTTCCGCGTCGATGCGCCAGCCCGCGGCAAGAAGCCGGCGGCCAAGTTCTATGCGCTGGACGACGGCGAACTGCAGGCCATCCTCGACAAGCTGCGCAAGGAAGGCGCGCGTGAAGGCAGCTGGAGCATCAGCCGCTTCAAGGGCCTGGGCGAGATGAGCGCCGAGCAGCTCTGGGACACCACGCTCAACCCCGACACCCGCCGCCTGCTGCGGGTGGACTACGGCGCACTCGACCTGGCGGCCACCGCGCTGTCGATGGGCAAGCTGATGGGCAAGGGCGAGGCCGCCGCGCGCCGCGAGCTGATGGAGCTGCACGGCGACAGCGTCGAAGTGGACGTCTGA
- a CDS encoding OmpA family protein, translating into MGWYAASFGAARPAELRARAQVGATQALADAGFPWARLKISESVGVLHGDAPDEPARAALERRARELLAPYMGLPGVFLGMDNRVRVRARQAHAQTYADLPPTSAGLPQAASVASADPLAGRGLGAACSAAFDAALGGEAIHFRAASSQLEAPARPLLKRLGSVAVRCPAWRVVVEGHADGRGDTAVNERLARRRAASVAAELLLQGVPIGQLETVGQVTPATAGAGDALAAAAGRRVAFRFVQAEAD; encoded by the coding sequence TTGGGCTGGTATGCAGCGAGCTTCGGTGCGGCCCGACCGGCCGAACTGCGTGCGCGGGCGCAGGTGGGGGCCACGCAGGCCCTGGCCGATGCCGGGTTCCCCTGGGCGCGGCTGAAGATCAGCGAGAGCGTCGGCGTGCTGCACGGTGATGCACCCGATGAACCCGCCCGGGCGGCGCTGGAGCGCCGGGCGCGCGAGTTGCTCGCGCCGTACATGGGCCTGCCGGGTGTCTTCCTGGGGATGGACAACCGGGTGCGGGTGCGCGCCCGCCAGGCGCATGCGCAGACCTACGCGGACCTGCCGCCCACCAGTGCGGGTCTGCCGCAGGCCGCTTCGGTTGCGTCGGCCGATCCTTTGGCGGGCCGGGGCCTGGGCGCCGCCTGCTCTGCGGCCTTCGACGCGGCGCTGGGTGGCGAGGCCATTCATTTCCGCGCCGCATCCAGCCAGCTCGAAGCGCCAGCCCGGCCGCTGCTCAAGCGCCTGGGCTCGGTGGCGGTGCGCTGCCCGGCCTGGCGTGTCGTCGTGGAAGGCCATGCCGACGGCCGGGGCGACACCGCCGTCAACGAGCGGCTTGCCCGCCGGCGCGCTGCGAGCGTGGCCGCCGAGTTGCTGCTGCAGGGCGTGCCCATCGGCCAGCTGGAGACAGTCGGTCAGGTCACGCCCGCGACAGCCGGCGCGGGTGATGCGCTGGCGGCGGCGGCCGGCCGGCGCGTGGCCTTCCGCTTCGTGCAGGCCGAGGCCGATTGA
- the parC gene encoding DNA topoisomerase IV subunit A: MDPQSPLDFSPSAPQGGDQLTLAHYAERAYLEYALSVVKGRALPDVCDGQKPVQRRILYAMQRMGLGFTNSTGAAGAKPVKSARVVGDVLGRYHPHGDTAAYDALVRMAQDFSQRYPLVDGHGNFGSRDGDGAAAMRYTEARLAPIARLLLDEIDEGTVEFVPNYDGSTEEPRQLPARLPFVLLNGASGIAVGLATEIPSHNLREVAAAAVALIRDEQLSDEALYQLVPGPDYPGGGQLISSAEDIRDAYRTGRGSLKVRARWKIEELARGQWQLVVTELPPGTSAQKVLEEIEELTNPKVKTGKKALTADQTQLKAAVLAVLDGVRDESSKDAAVRLVFEPKSRTVSQSELITSLLAHTSLESSAPVNLTMVGADGRPTQKSLRQMLTEWVGFRLETVQRRTRHRLGKVLERIHILEGRQLVLLNIDEVIRIIREAEEPKAALIERFRLSDRQAEDILEIRLRQLARLEAIKIEQELAQLRSEQEKLQDILDHPASLKRVTIREIEADTKAHGDERRTLIQAEKKAVAEVKVVDEPVTVVVSAKGWVRARTGHGHDPAGFAFKAGDGLYGTFECRTVDALIVFGSNGRVYSVPVSGLPGARGDGVPITTLVDLEAGTRVVHYLAGAAEQLLLLAHSGATGLLAKLGDLVARNKGGKAFLSLEAGELPFAPVRIEPGHSQVACATALGRLLVYGLDELKQQPNGGRGLMLMDVEADDPLVAVTSFAQNLRVLGSGRGGKAKDEELRPNAVAQHTGKRGRKGKPLNFSIKVQALQAVAPPQPAATAG, from the coding sequence ATGGATCCACAATCCCCCCTCGATTTCTCCCCGTCCGCCCCCCAGGGCGGTGACCAGCTCACACTCGCCCACTACGCCGAGCGGGCCTACCTCGAATACGCCCTGAGCGTCGTCAAGGGCCGCGCCCTGCCCGATGTGTGCGACGGGCAGAAGCCGGTGCAGCGCCGCATCCTCTACGCGATGCAGCGCATGGGGCTGGGCTTCACCAACAGCACCGGCGCGGCCGGGGCCAAGCCGGTCAAGAGCGCCCGCGTGGTGGGCGACGTGCTCGGCCGCTACCACCCGCACGGCGATACCGCTGCCTACGACGCCCTGGTGCGCATGGCGCAGGACTTCAGCCAGCGCTACCCTCTGGTGGACGGCCACGGCAACTTCGGCAGCCGCGATGGCGACGGCGCCGCGGCGATGCGCTACACCGAGGCGCGCCTGGCACCGATCGCCCGCCTGCTGCTCGACGAGATCGACGAGGGCACGGTCGAGTTCGTGCCCAACTACGACGGCTCCACCGAGGAGCCGCGCCAGCTGCCCGCGCGCCTGCCCTTCGTGCTGCTCAACGGCGCTTCGGGCATCGCGGTGGGCCTGGCCACCGAGATCCCCAGCCACAACCTGCGCGAGGTGGCCGCCGCCGCGGTGGCGCTGATCCGCGACGAGCAGCTCAGCGACGAAGCGCTCTACCAGCTCGTGCCTGGCCCGGACTACCCGGGCGGCGGCCAGCTCATCAGCAGCGCCGAGGACATCCGCGACGCCTACCGCACCGGCCGCGGCTCGCTGAAGGTGCGCGCGCGCTGGAAGATCGAGGAACTGGCGCGCGGCCAGTGGCAGCTGGTGGTCACCGAGCTGCCGCCGGGCACCTCGGCGCAGAAGGTGCTCGAAGAGATCGAGGAGCTGACCAACCCGAAGGTCAAGACAGGCAAGAAGGCGCTCACCGCCGACCAGACCCAGCTGAAGGCGGCCGTGCTGGCGGTGCTGGACGGCGTGCGCGACGAGTCCAGCAAGGACGCCGCGGTGCGCCTGGTGTTCGAGCCCAAGAGCCGCACTGTCAGCCAGAGCGAGCTGATCACCAGCCTGCTGGCGCACACCAGCCTGGAGAGCTCGGCGCCGGTCAACCTGACGATGGTCGGCGCCGATGGCCGCCCGACGCAGAAGAGCCTGCGCCAGATGCTCACCGAGTGGGTGGGCTTCCGCCTGGAGACGGTGCAGCGGCGCACCCGCCACCGCCTGGGCAAGGTGCTGGAGCGCATCCACATCCTCGAAGGCCGGCAGCTGGTGCTGCTCAACATCGACGAGGTGATCCGCATCATCCGCGAAGCCGAGGAGCCCAAGGCGGCGCTGATCGAGCGCTTCCGCCTGAGCGATCGCCAGGCCGAGGACATCCTGGAGATCCGGCTGCGCCAGCTCGCGCGGCTGGAGGCCATCAAGATCGAGCAGGAGCTGGCGCAGCTGCGCAGCGAGCAGGAGAAGCTGCAGGACATCCTGGACCACCCGGCCAGCCTGAAGCGGGTGACGATCCGTGAGATCGAGGCCGACACCAAGGCCCATGGCGACGAGCGCCGCACGCTGATCCAGGCCGAGAAGAAGGCCGTGGCCGAGGTCAAGGTGGTCGACGAGCCGGTGACCGTGGTGGTCAGCGCCAAGGGCTGGGTGCGTGCGCGCACCGGCCACGGCCACGACCCGGCGGGCTTTGCCTTCAAGGCCGGCGACGGGCTGTACGGCACCTTCGAGTGCCGCACGGTGGACGCGCTGATCGTCTTCGGCAGCAACGGCCGGGTCTACTCGGTGCCGGTGAGCGGCCTGCCCGGCGCGCGCGGGGACGGCGTGCCGATCACCACGCTGGTCGACCTGGAGGCCGGCACCCGCGTGGTGCACTACCTGGCCGGTGCTGCCGAGCAGCTGCTGCTGCTGGCCCACAGCGGCGCCACCGGCCTGCTGGCCAAGCTGGGTGACCTGGTGGCGCGCAACAAGGGCGGCAAGGCCTTCCTGAGCCTGGAGGCGGGCGAGCTGCCCTTTGCGCCGGTGCGCATCGAGCCCGGCCACAGCCAGGTCGCCTGCGCCACCGCGCTCGGGCGGCTGCTGGTCTACGGGCTGGATGAGCTCAAGCAGCAGCCCAACGGCGGGCGCGGCCTGATGCTGATGGACGTGGAGGCGGACGACCCGCTGGTGGCAGTGACCAGCTTTGCGCAGAACCTGCGCGTGCTGGGCAGCGGGCGCGGCGGCAAGGCCAAGGACGAGGAGCTGCGTCCGAATGCGGTGGCGCAGCACACCGGCAAGCGCGGCCGCAAGGGCAAGCCGCTGAACTTCTCGATCAAGGTGCAGGCGCTGCAGGCGGTGGCCCCGCCGCAGCCGGCCGCCACCGCGGGCTGA
- the ubiM gene encoding 5-demethoxyubiquinol-8 5-hydroxylase UbiM yields MSVPAASQPAAALSQAAPTPTPEQDVLIVGAGPAGLALACALADIGLSVTVLEQQDEARIAAPQPDGRDIALTHRARSVMQGLGLWQRLPEGEIAPIRAAHVSNANSPRFLRFDAEQANCEALGFLVPNHWLRKVAYEGAKARGAAVRLLCGATIRQASTAAERAEVVLDLPAAEGGRSELTLHAPLLVAADSRFSTTRRRLGIGANSRDFGRTVIVARFSHEREHDGTAHECFRLGNTLAILPMNHRQVSAVVTVKSSEAEAWMALSPEEFAGRVAEQFGYQLGTMQMVGERHAYPLVAVYAHRFATHRVALIGDAAVGMHPVTAHGYNFGLYGIEVLAQQLDRARRAGRDLGVTATLAPFELEHRRVTLPIYLGTNLVVGLFTDDRPPAKLVRQAVLAVSDHLPPVKDAITRQLTGQRPGWLPDLRKLLSALPALPGRPSAPR; encoded by the coding sequence ATGTCCGTTCCCGCCGCCTCGCAGCCTGCAGCCGCCCTCTCTCAGGCCGCGCCCACGCCCACGCCAGAACAGGACGTGCTGATCGTCGGCGCCGGACCCGCCGGCCTGGCGCTGGCCTGCGCGCTGGCCGACATCGGCCTGAGCGTCACCGTGCTGGAGCAGCAGGACGAGGCCCGCATCGCCGCCCCGCAGCCCGACGGCCGCGACATCGCCCTCACCCACCGCGCCCGCAGCGTAATGCAGGGCCTGGGCCTGTGGCAGCGGCTGCCGGAAGGCGAGATCGCCCCCATCCGCGCGGCCCACGTGAGCAACGCCAACTCGCCGCGCTTCCTGCGCTTCGATGCCGAGCAGGCGAACTGCGAAGCGCTGGGCTTCCTGGTGCCCAACCACTGGCTGCGCAAGGTCGCTTACGAAGGCGCCAAGGCCCGCGGTGCCGCGGTGCGGCTGCTCTGCGGCGCCACGATCCGCCAAGCCAGCACCGCTGCCGAGCGCGCCGAGGTGGTCCTGGACCTGCCCGCAGCCGAAGGTGGCCGCAGCGAGCTGACCCTGCACGCGCCGCTGCTGGTGGCCGCGGACAGCCGCTTCTCCACCACGCGCCGCCGCCTGGGCATTGGCGCGAACTCGCGCGACTTCGGCCGCACCGTCATCGTCGCGCGCTTCTCGCACGAGCGCGAGCATGACGGCACGGCGCACGAGTGCTTCCGGCTGGGCAACACGCTGGCCATCCTGCCGATGAATCACCGCCAGGTGTCGGCCGTGGTCACCGTGAAGTCCAGCGAGGCGGAAGCCTGGATGGCGCTCTCGCCCGAAGAATTTGCCGGGCGCGTGGCCGAGCAGTTCGGCTACCAGCTGGGCACCATGCAGATGGTGGGCGAGCGCCACGCCTACCCGCTGGTGGCGGTGTACGCGCACCGCTTCGCCACCCACCGCGTGGCGCTGATCGGGGACGCCGCCGTGGGCATGCACCCTGTGACGGCGCATGGCTACAACTTCGGCCTCTACGGCATCGAGGTGCTGGCCCAGCAGCTCGACCGCGCCCGCCGCGCCGGCCGCGACCTGGGCGTGACGGCGACGCTGGCGCCCTTCGAGCTGGAACACCGCCGTGTGACGCTGCCGATCTACCTGGGCACGAACCTGGTCGTGGGCCTGTTCACCGACGACCGGCCGCCCGCCAAGCTGGTGCGCCAGGCGGTGCTGGCGGTATCCGACCACCTGCCGCCGGTCAAGGACGCCATCACCCGCCAGCTCACCGGCCAGCGCCCGGGCTGGCTGCCGGACCTGCGCAAGCTGCTGTCGGCGCTGCCGGCCTTGCCGGGCCGCCCGTCGGCACCGCGCTGA